A stretch of the Staphylococcus sp. NRL 16/872 genome encodes the following:
- a CDS encoding polyprenyl synthetase family protein, giving the protein MAKLNMNSEIKNVEKRLQNAIKSNDSVLQEAASHLLSSGGKRVRPAFVILSSQFGPKKNTEDTYRVAVALELIHMATLVHDDVIDKSDKRRGRLTIVKKWDVTTAILTGNFLLALGLQHLSEIQDNRIHHIISNAIVDVCRGELFQFQDQFNSNQTITNYLRRINRKTALLIQLATEVGAITSEADNETIHKLKMIGHYIGMSFQIVDDILDFTSTEKKLGKPVGSDLMNGHITLPVLLEMRKDVAFKQQIASLNHQTKPEEFAPIIKHIRESDSIQQSKKISDKYLIKALNLIDQLNESNAQNLFIKLIKKMGSRNV; this is encoded by the coding sequence GTGGCAAAGCTAAATATGAATAGTGAAATTAAGAATGTAGAAAAACGGCTTCAAAACGCTATCAAAAGTAACGATTCAGTGTTACAAGAAGCTGCTTCCCATCTGCTATCATCTGGTGGTAAACGTGTGAGACCAGCATTTGTGATATTGAGTAGTCAGTTTGGTCCTAAAAAGAATACAGAAGATACGTACCGAGTAGCTGTAGCGTTAGAGTTAATTCATATGGCTACACTAGTTCATGATGATGTTATAGATAAAAGTGATAAACGTCGTGGTCGTTTAACTATTGTAAAAAAATGGGATGTTACCACTGCCATTTTAACTGGCAATTTCTTATTAGCATTAGGACTACAACATCTCTCTGAAATACAAGATAATCGCATACACCACATTATTTCTAATGCAATTGTAGATGTGTGTAGGGGAGAACTCTTTCAATTTCAAGATCAATTTAACAGTAATCAAACTATCACTAACTATCTGAGACGTATTAACCGTAAAACAGCATTATTAATTCAACTCGCAACTGAAGTAGGAGCGATTACCTCTGAGGCAGATAATGAGACTATTCATAAATTAAAAATGATAGGACATTATATTGGTATGAGCTTTCAAATTGTAGATGATATCTTGGATTTCACCAGTACAGAGAAAAAACTAGGTAAGCCAGTAGGTAGTGATTTAATGAACGGTCATATCACATTACCAGTATTGCTAGAAATGCGTAAAGATGTAGCATTTAAACAACAAATTGCATCTTTAAATCATCAAACGAAACCTGAAGAATTTGCGCCGATTATTAAACATATTAGAGAGTCTGATAGTATTCAACAATCGAAAAAAATCAGCGATAAGTACTTAATCAAAGCATTAAATCTAATTGACCAATTGAATGAATCAAATGCGCAAAATCTATTTATTAAACTCATTAAAAAAATGGGTTCACGAAATGTTTAA
- the ndk gene encoding nucleoside-diphosphate kinase: MERTFLMIKPDAVQRNLIGEIITRIERKGLKLVGAKLMTVPQSLAEEHYSEHKDKPFYNKLISFITSAPVFAMVVEGEDAVNVSRHIIGKTNPSEATPGSIRGDLGLTVGRNVIHGSDSVESAKREIDLWFKEEELSDYDASRDAWLYE; the protein is encoded by the coding sequence ATGGAAAGAACTTTTTTAATGATCAAACCGGATGCAGTACAACGTAATTTAATCGGAGAAATTATTACTCGTATCGAACGTAAAGGTTTAAAATTGGTTGGAGCCAAACTAATGACAGTGCCTCAATCATTAGCGGAAGAACATTACTCAGAACATAAAGATAAACCTTTTTATAATAAATTAATTTCATTTATTACATCAGCACCTGTTTTCGCAATGGTAGTTGAGGGGGAAGATGCAGTAAATGTATCTAGACATATCATTGGTAAAACAAATCCTTCAGAAGCAACGCCTGGTTCAATCAGAGGTGATTTAGGTTTAACAGTAGGTAGAAATGTTATTCATGGTTCAGATTCAGTTGAGTCTGCGAAACGTGAAATTGATTTATGGTTTAAAGAAGAAGAATTAAGTGATTACGATGCAAGTAGAGATGCTTGGTTGTATGAATAA
- the bshA gene encoding N-acetyl-alpha-D-glucosaminyl L-malate synthase BshA, translated as MKIGITCYPSMGGSGIIATELGIKMAERGHEVHFITSNIPFRIRKPLPNIRFHQVEVNQYAVFQYPPYDITLSTKISDVIKEYDLDILHMHYAVPHAVCGILARQMSGRDVKIMTTLHGTDITVLGYDHSLKGAIKFGIEQSDIVTSVSHSLAKQTKDIIETEKEIVPIYNFVRENEFPTRHETKLKEMYGIKPEEKVLIHVSNFRRVKRIDTILETFARVHAKLPSKLILLGDGPELLDMRKKARELDIEEFVLFLGKQDQVSEFYQMSDLVLLLSEKESFGLTLLEAMKTGVVPIGSNAGGIKEVIKHEETGFIVDIGDSESASHYALELLTNPELYKKLQSNMLKDIEERFASDLITDQYEYYYKKMLNKEEA; from the coding sequence ATGAAAATAGGTATAACTTGTTACCCTTCAATGGGTGGTTCCGGGATTATCGCGACCGAATTAGGGATTAAAATGGCTGAAAGAGGGCATGAGGTTCACTTTATTACTTCAAATATTCCATTTAGAATTCGTAAACCCTTACCAAATATTAGATTCCACCAAGTTGAAGTTAATCAATACGCTGTTTTTCAATATCCTCCATATGACATTACGTTAAGTACAAAGATTTCTGATGTTATCAAAGAGTATGATTTAGATATTCTACATATGCATTACGCAGTGCCCCATGCCGTATGCGGTATTCTAGCACGTCAAATGTCAGGTAGAGATGTTAAAATAATGACCACATTACATGGCACAGATATAACAGTTCTGGGCTATGATCATTCACTTAAAGGCGCCATTAAATTTGGTATTGAACAAAGCGATATTGTGACGAGCGTAAGCCATTCATTAGCGAAACAAACTAAAGATATTATTGAAACTGAGAAAGAAATTGTACCTATTTATAATTTTGTTCGTGAAAATGAATTCCCAACACGTCATGAAACAAAACTTAAAGAAATGTATGGTATTAAACCTGAAGAAAAGGTATTAATTCATGTATCTAACTTCAGAAGGGTAAAACGTATAGATACGATATTAGAAACGTTTGCTAGAGTCCATGCAAAGTTACCAAGCAAACTTATTTTATTAGGTGATGGACCTGAACTACTTGATATGCGAAAAAAAGCAAGAGAACTTGATATAGAAGAGTTTGTCTTATTTTTAGGAAAACAAGATCAAGTAAGTGAATTTTATCAAATGTCAGATTTAGTATTATTATTAAGCGAAAAAGAAAGCTTTGGTCTGACATTACTTGAAGCGATGAAAACAGGTGTAGTGCCTATTGGTTCTAATGCTGGTGGTATTAAAGAAGTTATCAAACATGAAGAAACAGGTTTCATTGTGGACATTGGCGATAGTGAAAGTGCTAGTCATTACGCTTTAGAATTGCTAACTAATCCAGAACTTTATAAAAAGTTACAATCTAACATGCTTAAGGATATTGAAGAACGCTTTGCTTCAGATTTAATTACAGATCAATACGAATATTATTATAAAAAAATGCTAAATAAAGAAGAGGCGTAA
- the aroB gene encoding 3-dehydroquinate synthase encodes MQLQTTYPNNNYPIIVEHHAFNYLTDYIQEYNKVFLIVDEYVDFNFKSKFEFLLTKSNIFKVTVPAGEKMKTFHHYHEVLERLLGYQLTRNTCLVAIGGGATGDFTGFLASTLLRGVDFIQVPTTILAHDSSVGGKVGINSSHGKNLIGAFYRPKAVIYDLDFLQTLPYEEILSGYAEVYKHALLTGQVAVDDIEKHFSNKEKLQSLEEIDQFIFKGIKTKLNIIIKDEKEQNMRKYLNLGHTFGHAVEYKYKIPHGHAIMIGTIYQFIVSNALLNAEFDIQHYWNYIKQLHYPVAIINDLDFKDMYNYMLSDKKNNGEGIQMVLLETLGKPSVHHVDKDVLMNAFNELQSLAK; translated from the coding sequence ATGCAATTACAAACGACATATCCTAATAATAATTATCCTATTATCGTTGAACATCACGCTTTTAATTATTTAACAGACTATATACAAGAATACAATAAAGTTTTTCTTATTGTTGATGAGTATGTAGATTTTAATTTTAAAAGTAAATTTGAATTTTTACTTACTAAATCTAATATTTTCAAAGTGACTGTGCCTGCGGGTGAGAAAATGAAAACCTTCCACCATTATCATGAAGTTCTTGAAAGATTGTTAGGATATCAACTTACAAGAAATACGTGTTTAGTAGCTATAGGTGGAGGCGCAACTGGTGATTTCACTGGATTTCTTGCATCTACGCTTTTACGAGGTGTAGATTTTATTCAGGTACCAACAACTATACTAGCGCACGATTCAAGTGTTGGGGGAAAAGTAGGTATTAATTCTTCACATGGAAAAAATCTTATTGGGGCGTTTTATCGACCAAAAGCTGTTATATATGATTTAGATTTCTTACAGACGTTACCATATGAAGAGATATTAAGTGGTTATGCCGAAGTATATAAACATGCACTTTTAACAGGACAAGTGGCAGTAGACGATATTGAGAAACACTTTTCAAATAAAGAGAAACTGCAATCACTAGAAGAAATAGATCAATTTATATTTAAAGGTATTAAAACAAAATTAAATATTATTATTAAAGATGAAAAAGAACAAAACATGCGCAAATATCTAAATTTAGGACATACGTTTGGCCACGCTGTTGAATACAAATATAAAATTCCTCACGGACACGCTATTATGATAGGAACGATTTATCAATTTATTGTATCTAATGCGTTGCTCAATGCTGAATTTGATATTCAACATTACTGGAATTATATTAAACAACTGCATTATCCAGTAGCTATTATCAATGATTTAGATTTCAAAGATATGTACAATTACATGTTATCTGATAAGAAAAACAACGGTGAAGGCATCCAAATGGTGCTTCTTGAAACATTAGGTAAACCTTCTGTGCATCATGTCGATAAAGATGTATTAATGAATGCCTTTAATGAATTACAATCCTTAGCAAAGTAG
- a CDS encoding YpiB family protein, with translation MEHTLTNMKQSYIEYALFHYHFKSRISVWLLNFLKASPKNLQNIHFVNHRIADHMTLEIGLKNANASAIKLTKNNRILINTNEIFTYITNQTISFDILIHFDEAHFPDSKLNDLIIQQLIHSTHYSSYLENIYNLILDTYKENSLLEQLQMNIDLSLQMNDREQFYQLTQILNNLKARHHYLSSKD, from the coding sequence TTGGAACATACTCTTACTAATATGAAACAAAGCTATATTGAATATGCTTTGTTTCATTATCATTTTAAATCACGAATTAGCGTATGGCTGTTAAACTTTTTAAAAGCATCACCCAAGAACTTACAAAATATTCATTTCGTCAATCACAGAATTGCAGATCATATGACACTTGAAATAGGCCTTAAAAACGCCAATGCTTCGGCCATAAAATTAACGAAAAATAATCGAATTCTAATTAATACTAATGAAATCTTTACTTATATTACCAATCAGACTATTTCTTTCGATATTTTAATTCATTTTGATGAGGCACACTTTCCAGATTCTAAGTTGAATGACTTAATTATTCAACAGTTAATTCATTCAACGCACTATTCATCTTATTTAGAAAATATCTATAATCTTATACTAGATACTTATAAGGAAAATTCTTTATTAGAGCAATTACAAATGAATATCGATTTAAGTTTACAAATGAATGACCGAGAGCAATTTTATCAATTAACACAAATTCTAAATAATTTAAAAGCACGACATCACTATCTATCATCAAAGGATTAA
- a CDS encoding zinc metallopeptidase: MSIVSYIIYIVIIMLIPMWAQHKVKSNYEKYSQVRSTSGKTGREVAEEILHANGIYDVDVVKGEGFLTDHYDPNKKVVCLSPANFDRPSVAGTAIAAHEVGHAIQHAQGYAFLRFRTALVPLANLGSSLSYMIVMLGVILTAMGSVFGSTALWIGAGLLSLAVLFSIVTLPVEFDASSRAMKQITALNIVNEKEYKHAKKVLSAAAMTYVAATATAVAELVRVILMAKASDNN, translated from the coding sequence TTGTCAATTGTGTCTTATATAATTTATATCGTCATTATTATGCTCATTCCAATGTGGGCGCAACACAAAGTTAAATCAAATTATGAGAAATATTCACAAGTTAGATCAACAAGTGGTAAAACAGGTCGCGAAGTAGCCGAAGAGATTCTACATGCTAATGGTATTTATGATGTAGATGTCGTGAAAGGTGAAGGCTTTTTAACCGACCACTATGATCCTAATAAAAAAGTTGTTTGTTTATCTCCTGCAAACTTTGATAGACCATCAGTAGCTGGTACAGCTATTGCAGCCCATGAAGTTGGACACGCTATCCAACATGCTCAAGGTTATGCTTTCTTACGTTTCAGAACAGCATTAGTGCCTTTAGCAAACTTAGGTAGTTCACTTAGCTACATGATTGTAATGCTAGGTGTTATCTTAACAGCAATGGGCAGTGTATTTGGTTCAACAGCATTATGGATTGGCGCTGGATTATTATCACTAGCAGTCCTTTTCTCTATTGTTACATTACCTGTTGAATTCGATGCAAGTTCAAGAGCAATGAAACAAATTACTGCTTTAAATATTGTGAATGAAAAAGAATATAAACATGCGAAAAAAGTATTATCTGCTGCCGCTATGACATATGTTGCAGCAACTGCGACAGCTGTTGCTGAACTTGTAAGAGTTATCTTAATGGCAAAAGCAAGCGATAATAACTAA
- a CDS encoding tetratricopeptide repeat protein, whose amino-acid sequence MEDIYKLIDDINLQKLDNLDTRVNEALSSNNDDALFILGETLYNFGLTPQGLEVFRTLYHKYPDESELLIYFIEGLMSENQTDEALEYLSQVELSTEKLMLEADLYQQINMMEVAIDKLTEARELEPNDPIIHFALAELLYFDGQYLRATREYEVVLDTGEYEVNGVNLFARMADCALQSGNYSDAINLFDEINEDEMTSEDFFKKAIAYEKNDITQEAIKIMTTLLSKDPDFIQGYFYLQSLYENEKNYPDAIETGKEGLRLNQFYKELMVSTGSLEIEHGDANEGVELLKQALEVDNAYHEPLLILSDLFRNEEDYEAIIELLSYVDEEDLDPVFMWHLAHAYGEEERDKEAQHFFELAYPTMKSQSAFLSDYYFYLTEIGHKEEAKSILNQLLEIDPSNETWHEEANRLDY is encoded by the coding sequence ATGGAGGATATCTATAAATTAATAGACGATATCAATCTTCAAAAATTAGATAATTTAGATACACGTGTCAATGAAGCATTAAGTTCAAACAACGACGATGCTTTATTCATCTTAGGTGAAACCTTATATAATTTTGGTTTAACACCTCAAGGACTAGAAGTATTTAGAACGCTCTATCATAAGTATCCTGATGAAAGTGAATTATTAATTTATTTTATCGAAGGACTTATGTCTGAGAATCAAACAGATGAAGCATTAGAATATTTAAGTCAAGTTGAACTATCTACTGAAAAGTTAATGCTTGAAGCTGATCTTTATCAACAAATTAATATGATGGAAGTTGCTATTGATAAACTTACCGAAGCACGCGAACTGGAACCTAATGATCCAATTATCCATTTCGCCTTAGCTGAACTGTTGTACTTTGACGGTCAATATTTACGTGCTACTCGTGAATACGAAGTAGTATTAGATACAGGCGAATATGAGGTTAATGGCGTTAATTTATTCGCTCGTATGGCTGATTGTGCTTTACAAAGTGGTAACTATAGTGATGCCATCAATTTATTCGATGAAATAAATGAAGATGAAATGACTTCAGAAGACTTCTTTAAAAAAGCAATCGCCTATGAAAAGAATGATATCACGCAAGAAGCAATTAAAATCATGACAACTTTACTATCAAAAGACCCTGACTTTATTCAAGGCTACTTTTATTTACAATCTTTATATGAGAATGAAAAGAATTATCCTGATGCAATTGAAACCGGCAAAGAAGGTTTACGATTAAATCAATTCTATAAAGAGTTAATGGTCTCAACAGGGAGTCTAGAAATTGAACATGGCGATGCGAATGAAGGTGTCGAATTACTTAAACAAGCACTTGAAGTAGATAATGCTTATCATGAACCATTATTAATCTTAAGTGACTTGTTCCGTAATGAAGAGGATTATGAAGCAATTATTGAATTATTATCTTATGTGGATGAGGAAGATTTAGATCCAGTATTCATGTGGCACTTAGCTCATGCTTATGGAGAAGAAGAACGAGACAAAGAAGCGCAACATTTCTTTGAACTTGCTTATCCAACAATGAAATCACAAAGTGCTTTCTTAAGCGACTATTATTTCTATTTAACTGAAATTGGTCATAAGGAAGAAGCTAAGTCTATACTAAATCAATTATTAGAAATAGATCCTAGTAATGAAACTTGGCACGAAGAAGCAAACCGATTGGATTATTAA
- a CDS encoding nucleotide pyrophosphohydrolase produces the protein MKSMKDMQNEVDDYIGQFKAGYFSPLANLARLTEEVGELAREINHYHGEKKKKDSEAENTIKAELGDNLFVLLCIANSLDIDMTESFNETMQKFNTRDKDRFERK, from the coding sequence ATGAAATCAATGAAAGATATGCAAAACGAAGTTGATGACTATATTGGACAATTTAAGGCAGGATATTTCTCTCCTTTAGCTAACCTTGCTCGTTTAACGGAAGAAGTAGGCGAATTAGCTAGAGAAATTAATCATTATCATGGTGAAAAGAAAAAGAAAGACTCCGAAGCAGAAAATACAATCAAAGCAGAACTTGGTGATAATTTATTCGTATTACTTTGCATCGCCAACTCATTAGATATTGATATGACTGAAAGTTTTAATGAAACCATGCAAAAGTTTAATACACGAGATAAAGATCGTTTCGAACGTAAATAA
- the aroA gene encoding 3-phosphoshikimate 1-carboxyvinyltransferase codes for MANEQTIDIHGPLKGEIEVPGDKSMTHRAIMLSSLAKGKSVIHKPLLGEDCQRTAEIFKLLGVDITITDDKIIVDSPGYENFKTPHQTLYTGNSGTTTRLLAGLLSGLDIECVLSGDKSIGTRPMNRVLKPLHLMGANIRGVEDNYTPLVIEPASIKGITYQMEVASAQVKSAILLASLFAKESTIITELNISRNHTETMFEHYNIPITVDGKTIKLEPNALHNIQARDFNVPGDISSAAFFIVAALITPGSDITIHNVGINPTRSGIIDIVEQMGGNIELFNVTNASEPTASIRITYTPNLKPVHIEGDMVPKAIDELPIIALLCTQATGTSIIKDAEELKVKETNRIDTTADMLGLLGFELQPTADGLIIHPSEFTTPATVDSLTDHRIGMMLAIAGLLSSEAITIRQFDAVNVSFPGFLPKLKLLENEG; via the coding sequence ATGGCAAATGAACAAACAATAGATATACACGGTCCTTTAAAAGGAGAAATTGAGGTCCCTGGAGATAAATCAATGACGCACAGAGCGATTATGTTATCTTCTTTAGCAAAAGGTAAATCTGTCATTCACAAACCTTTACTAGGCGAAGACTGCCAACGTACTGCAGAAATCTTCAAATTACTTGGTGTTGATATTACCATTACAGATGATAAAATTATCGTGGATTCTCCTGGGTATGAGAACTTTAAAACGCCTCATCAAACGTTGTATACGGGCAATTCCGGTACTACGACGCGTTTGCTTGCTGGTTTATTAAGTGGGTTAGATATTGAATGTGTATTGTCAGGAGATAAATCTATTGGCACACGTCCGATGAACCGCGTATTAAAACCACTTCATCTCATGGGCGCGAATATTCGTGGGGTAGAGGACAACTACACACCATTAGTGATTGAACCCGCTTCTATTAAAGGAATTACTTACCAAATGGAAGTAGCAAGTGCTCAAGTTAAAAGCGCTATATTATTAGCAAGTTTATTTGCTAAAGAATCGACTATTATTACAGAGTTAAATATAAGTCGTAATCACACAGAAACGATGTTCGAACATTACAATATTCCTATTACCGTCGATGGTAAAACGATCAAACTTGAACCGAACGCACTTCATAACATTCAAGCAAGAGATTTTAACGTGCCAGGAGATATCTCATCAGCAGCATTCTTTATTGTCGCTGCATTAATTACGCCGGGTAGTGACATTACAATTCATAATGTTGGCATAAACCCTACACGTTCAGGTATTATAGACATCGTTGAACAAATGGGCGGTAATATTGAACTATTTAATGTTACCAATGCTTCTGAACCTACTGCGTCTATTAGAATTACTTATACTCCAAACTTAAAGCCAGTGCACATAGAAGGGGACATGGTCCCTAAAGCAATAGATGAATTACCTATTATTGCACTATTGTGTACTCAAGCCACAGGAACTAGTATTATAAAAGATGCAGAGGAATTAAAAGTTAAAGAAACAAATCGAATTGATACAACTGCTGATATGCTCGGCTTATTAGGTTTCGAACTTCAACCTACTGCAGATGGACTAATTATCCATCCATCTGAATTTACTACGCCTGCTACAGTTGATAGTTTAACGGATCATCGCATAGGCATGATGCTTGCTATAGCAGGATTATTAAGTAGTGAAGCAATCACAATTCGTCAGTTTGATGCAGTTAACGTATCATTCCCAGGTTTCTTGCCCAAATTAAAGCTTTTAGAAAATGAGGGATAA
- a CDS encoding CCA tRNA nucleotidyltransferase — MGLELFEKALPILDTIEKNGFEAYFVGGSVRDYIMDRAVHDIDITTSATPDEIEDMFDHTIPIGREHGTVNVVYQGDNYEVTTFRAESDYVDHRRPSEVYFVRDLYKDVQRRDFTINAIAMDKNYKLYDYFEGQDDIKHRLIRTVGNAQERFSEDALRILRGLRFQSQLAFTIDKLTYIAMQEQIADIEHLSIERIVVELKKLISGQNVEESYNNLLKLGLFTHVPFFKDIDMTKVKIDTPISFEMWLAIIVTKCQPQTTLSKIKISNKEKSDIQLYSKIMTALPQINSKEDLKLCVYDYGKTNILDILSIQSILQANDLATASPIIVNAQVINGISNQLPIQTRKEMNVNGDDLLNHFQKKSGPWLKEILRNIECTIVTGKVQNTKDEILKWVDDNVKI, encoded by the coding sequence ATGGGACTTGAATTATTTGAAAAGGCATTGCCTATTTTAGATACAATTGAAAAAAATGGTTTTGAAGCTTACTTTGTTGGTGGTTCTGTAAGAGATTATATTATGGATAGAGCAGTTCATGATATTGATATCACAACAAGCGCCACACCTGATGAAATAGAAGATATGTTTGACCATACGATTCCGATTGGTAGAGAACATGGGACAGTCAATGTAGTTTATCAAGGTGATAACTATGAAGTGACTACTTTTAGAGCAGAATCAGACTATGTAGATCATCGTAGACCAAGTGAAGTTTATTTCGTTCGTGATTTATATAAAGACGTGCAACGTCGTGACTTTACAATTAATGCTATCGCTATGGATAAAAATTATAAGCTATATGATTATTTTGAAGGTCAAGATGACATCAAACATCGTCTTATTCGAACAGTTGGTAATGCTCAAGAGCGTTTTAGTGAAGACGCTTTACGCATTCTTAGAGGACTACGTTTTCAATCTCAATTAGCATTTACAATAGATAAACTTACTTATATTGCTATGCAAGAGCAAATTGCTGATATAGAACACTTATCGATAGAACGTATCGTAGTTGAATTGAAGAAATTAATAAGTGGTCAAAATGTTGAAGAAAGTTATAATAATTTATTAAAATTAGGCCTATTTACACATGTTCCTTTTTTCAAAGACATCGATATGACTAAAGTAAAAATAGATACGCCTATTAGTTTTGAAATGTGGTTAGCTATCATTGTGACAAAATGTCAGCCTCAAACGACATTATCAAAAATAAAAATTAGTAATAAAGAAAAGTCAGATATACAACTTTATTCAAAAATAATGACAGCATTACCTCAAATAAATAGTAAAGAAGATTTGAAACTATGCGTGTATGATTATGGTAAGACAAATATACTAGATATTCTTAGCATTCAATCTATACTTCAAGCTAATGATTTAGCAACCGCTTCACCTATAATTGTTAATGCACAAGTAATTAATGGAATATCGAACCAACTTCCTATACAAACTCGTAAAGAAATGAATGTTAATGGTGACGATTTGTTAAATCATTTTCAAAAGAAAAGTGGACCATGGTTAAAAGAGATACTTCGCAACATTGAATGTACCATTGTGACTGGTAAAGTTCAAAATACCAAAGATGAAATTTTGAAGTGGGTGGATGACAATGTCAAAATATAG
- the aroC gene encoding chorismate synthase, giving the protein MRYLTSGESHGPQLTVIIEGVPANLEIKAEDINTEMFKRQGGYGRGRRMQIEKDAVEIVSGVRNGYTLGSPITIVVKNDDFTHWRNIMGIGPISDEERKNMKRTITKPRPGHADLIGGMKYNHRDLRNVLERSSARETAARVAVGAVSKLLLQQLGIHTYSRVVEIGGVKDEGLYDSETFKQNIDKNDVRVIDETIAQKMRDKIDEAKKEGDSIGGVVQVMVENMPIGIGSYVHYDRKLDGRIAQGVVSINAFKGVSFGEGFKAAEKPGSEIQDEILYDSEQGFYRGSNHLGGFEGGMTNGMPIIVNGVMKPIPTLYKPLNSVDINTKEDFKATIERSDSCAVPAASVVCEHVVAFEVAKALLEEFQSNHIDQLKKQISERRKLNIEF; this is encoded by the coding sequence ATGAGATATTTAACATCAGGAGAATCACATGGTCCTCAATTAACAGTAATTATTGAAGGTGTACCTGCAAATTTAGAAATTAAAGCTGAAGATATTAATACAGAAATGTTTAAACGTCAAGGTGGTTATGGAAGAGGTCGCAGAATGCAAATTGAAAAAGATGCTGTCGAAATAGTTTCTGGCGTGAGAAATGGTTACACATTAGGTAGCCCCATTACAATTGTAGTGAAGAATGATGATTTCACGCATTGGAGAAATATTATGGGTATTGGGCCTATTAGCGATGAAGAACGTAAAAATATGAAACGTACTATTACTAAACCACGCCCTGGTCATGCTGATTTAATCGGTGGTATGAAATATAATCATCGTGACTTAAGAAATGTTTTAGAACGTTCATCTGCACGTGAAACAGCTGCCCGTGTAGCTGTAGGCGCTGTATCTAAACTTTTACTGCAACAATTAGGTATTCATACATATAGTCGTGTAGTTGAAATAGGCGGCGTTAAAGACGAAGGGTTATACGATTCTGAAACATTCAAACAAAATATCGATAAAAACGATGTTCGTGTCATCGATGAAACTATTGCTCAAAAAATGCGCGATAAGATAGATGAAGCTAAAAAAGAAGGCGACTCAATCGGCGGCGTCGTACAAGTTATGGTGGAAAATATGCCTATAGGTATTGGAAGCTATGTGCATTATGACCGTAAATTGGATGGCCGCATTGCACAAGGTGTAGTTAGTATTAATGCATTTAAAGGGGTTAGCTTCGGCGAAGGCTTTAAAGCAGCTGAAAAACCAGGCAGTGAGATTCAAGATGAAATTTTATATGATTCTGAACAAGGTTTTTACAGAGGTTCAAATCACTTGGGCGGATTTGAAGGTGGTATGACAAATGGTATGCCGATTATTGTTAATGGCGTAATGAAACCTATTCCAACACTTTACAAACCTTTAAATTCAGTAGATATTAACACGAAAGAAGACTTCAAAGCTACAATTGAACGCTCTGATAGTTGTGCAGTACCAGCAGCTAGCGTGGTATGTGAACATGTTGTTGCATTTGAAGTTGCTAAAGCATTACTTGAAGAGTTTCAATCAAATCATATTGATCAATTAAAAAAACAAATCTCTGAGCGTAGAAAACTTAATATTGAATTTTAA